The Mycolicibacterium lutetiense genome window below encodes:
- a CDS encoding ATP-dependent DNA ligase has translation MERYERVRLTNPDKVLYPATGTTKAEVFDYYLSIAEVMLPHIAGRPVTRKRWPNGVAAASFFEKQLASSAPDWLERGSIAHKSGTTTYPIINTREGLAWIAQQAALEVHVPQWRFSADGSQGPATRIVFDLDPGEGVAMPQLCEVAQAVRDLMGDIGLTTYPLTSGSKGLHLYVPLGELISSQGASVLAKRVAQQLEQSTPELVTATMARSVRAGKVFLDWSQNSGAKTTIAPYSLRGRDHPTVSAPRTWDEIADPELRHLRFDEVLQRVSEDGDLLAGLDEGPPRADKLTTYRSMRDAAKTPEPVPQDIPATGNNDRFVIQEHHARRLHYDLRLERDGVLVSWAVPKNLPETTAVNHLAVHTEDHPIEYLTFHGPIPRGEYGAGEMVIWDTGTYEAEKFRVTDDPEARNGEVIFTLSGRKIDGRYALIQTEGKNWLAHRMKDQKSVTPEPKDFAPMLATEGSVAKLTAGQWAFEGKWDGYRLLVEADHGRLQLRSRSGRDVTAEYPQLEVLAADLADHHVVLDGEVVALDDSGVPSFGEMQNRARSTRVEFWAFDILWLDGRSLLRAKYSDRRKLLDALAAGGGLIVPEPLPGDGPEAMEHSREHRFEGVVAKKRDSTYQPGRRSASWVKDKIWNTQEAVIGGWRQGEGGRSSGIGALLLGVPGPDGLQFAGRVGTGFTEKELAKLKDMLAPLHTEESPFDKPLPKLDAKGVTFVLPELVGEVRYSERTSDHRLRQPSWRGLRPDKSPNDVVWES, from the coding sequence ATGGAGCGCTACGAGCGGGTTCGGCTGACGAATCCCGACAAGGTGCTCTATCCCGCCACCGGCACCACCAAGGCCGAGGTCTTCGACTATTACCTGAGCATCGCCGAGGTCATGCTGCCGCACATCGCCGGGCGTCCGGTGACCCGGAAGCGCTGGCCCAACGGGGTCGCAGCGGCATCGTTCTTCGAAAAGCAGTTGGCGTCATCGGCCCCGGACTGGCTGGAACGCGGCAGCATCGCGCACAAGTCCGGGACCACCACGTACCCGATCATCAATACTCGTGAGGGCCTGGCCTGGATCGCCCAGCAGGCCGCGCTGGAAGTGCATGTGCCGCAATGGCGGTTCTCCGCCGACGGCAGCCAGGGCCCGGCCACCCGCATCGTGTTCGACCTCGATCCGGGTGAGGGCGTCGCGATGCCGCAGTTGTGCGAGGTGGCCCAGGCGGTGCGCGATCTCATGGGCGATATCGGGTTGACGACGTATCCGCTGACCAGCGGCAGCAAGGGCCTGCATCTGTATGTGCCTCTGGGCGAGCTGATCAGCTCACAGGGAGCGTCGGTGCTGGCCAAGCGGGTGGCCCAACAACTGGAACAGTCGACGCCGGAACTGGTCACCGCCACCATGGCCCGCAGTGTGCGGGCCGGGAAGGTGTTCCTGGACTGGAGCCAGAACAGCGGGGCCAAGACCACGATCGCTCCGTACTCGCTGCGCGGGCGGGACCACCCGACCGTCTCCGCGCCCCGAACCTGGGACGAGATCGCCGACCCGGAGCTGCGTCACCTGCGATTCGATGAAGTGTTGCAACGGGTTTCCGAGGATGGTGACCTGCTGGCCGGACTCGACGAGGGCCCGCCCCGGGCCGACAAACTCACCACCTACCGCAGCATGCGCGACGCGGCCAAGACTCCCGAGCCGGTGCCCCAGGACATTCCGGCGACCGGCAACAACGACCGGTTCGTGATCCAGGAACACCACGCTCGACGGCTGCACTACGACCTGCGGCTGGAACGCGATGGCGTGCTGGTCAGTTGGGCGGTGCCCAAGAACCTGCCCGAGACCACCGCAGTGAATCACCTTGCCGTGCATACCGAAGACCATCCGATCGAGTACCTGACCTTCCACGGCCCGATCCCGAGGGGCGAGTACGGCGCCGGGGAGATGGTCATCTGGGACACCGGCACGTACGAGGCGGAGAAGTTCCGGGTCACTGACGATCCCGAGGCCCGCAATGGCGAGGTCATCTTCACCCTGAGCGGCCGGAAGATCGATGGCCGCTACGCGCTGATCCAGACCGAGGGCAAGAACTGGCTGGCGCATCGGATGAAGGACCAGAAATCGGTCACGCCCGAGCCCAAGGATTTCGCGCCGATGCTGGCAACCGAGGGGTCCGTCGCGAAACTCACTGCCGGTCAATGGGCGTTCGAAGGGAAATGGGACGGCTACCGGTTGCTGGTGGAAGCCGATCATGGCCGCCTGCAACTGCGTTCACGCAGTGGACGCGACGTCACCGCCGAGTACCCCCAGTTGGAGGTGCTGGCGGCCGATCTCGCCGACCATCACGTGGTGCTCGACGGTGAGGTGGTGGCACTCGACGACTCCGGGGTGCCCAGCTTCGGCGAGATGCAGAACCGGGCCCGCTCCACCCGCGTCGAGTTCTGGGCGTTCGACATCCTGTGGCTCGACGGCCGATCTCTGCTGCGCGCCAAGTACTCCGACCGGCGAAAGCTGTTGGACGCGTTGGCTGCCGGCGGCGGGCTGATCGTGCCCGAACCGCTGCCCGGCGACGGCCCGGAAGCCATGGAGCATTCCCGCGAGCACCGGTTCGAAGGCGTCGTCGCCAAGAAACGCGACTCGACCTATCAACCGGGCCGGCGGTCGGCATCGTGGGTCAAGGACAAGATCTGGAACACCCAGGAAGCGGTGATCGGCGGGTGGCGCCAGGGGGAGGGCGGGCGCAGCAGCGGCATCGGTGCGCTGCTGCTCGGTGTGCCCGGCCCTGACGGGCTTCAGTTCGCCGGCCGGGTCGGCACCGGGTTCACCGAGAAAGAGCTGGCCAAGCTCAAAGACATGCTGGCGCCGCTGCACACCGAGGAGTCACCTTTCGACAAACCGCTGCCGAAGCTCG